A stretch of Arachis hypogaea cultivar Tifrunner chromosome 15, arahy.Tifrunner.gnm2.J5K5, whole genome shotgun sequence DNA encodes these proteins:
- the LOC114925317 gene encoding uncharacterized protein: MTTNLVKCINSVLKGARNLPVLALVRATYYRLNELFTRKSAESHERKRAGFTYSVFAQQRIEANMHQAGNIVVHCFDRRNEVFEVRKRTSEKVLVVDLVRRRCDCGHFQVERIPCYHVIACCANQRLDWQLYVHDVYKMTEVRKVYRFEFTPLGDAETWPSYEGPTLVANPALRQTSKGRPKLTRYLNEMDSRDMCGPRICHLCGAQGHSRSRCPQRAGPSGAGV; encoded by the coding sequence ATGACGACGAACCTTGTCAAGTGCATTAACTCAGTGTTGAAGGGTGCCCGTAATCTACCTGTGTTGGCACTAGTCCGAGCAACATATTATCGGTTAAATGAACTTTTTACGCGAAAGAGTGCCGAGAGTCACGAACGCAAGCGTGCTGGATTTACCTATTCCGTATTCGCACAACAGCGGATTGAGGCAAATATGCATCAGGCTGGGAATATAGTTGTGCACTGTTTTGACAGACGGAATGAGGTATTTGAGGTGCGCAAAAGGACTAGCGAAAAGGTGTTAGTCGTTGATCTTGTGCGACGAAGATGTGACTGTGGGCACTTTCAGGTGGAAAGAATACCATGTTACCATGTTATTGCTTGCTGTGCTAACCAGCGTCTCGATTGGCAGCTGTATGTGCATGATGTGTACAAGATGACAGAGGTTCGTAAGGTATATAGATTCGAGTTCACACCGTTAGGTGATGCCGAGACATGGCCTTCATATGAGGGACCCACATTGGTCGCTAATCCCGCCCTGAGGCAAACGTCGAAGGGTCGCCCGAAATTGACCAGATACTTGAATGAAATGGACTCACGCGACATGTGTGGTCCTCGGATATGTCATCTCTGTGGTGCTCAGGGTCATAGTCGGAGTCGATGTCCTCAGCGTGCTGGACCGAGTGGTGCgggggtttag
- the LOC112747787 gene encoding uncharacterized protein → MEYSSRKTVVAAIRSYTIARGVDYDVYESEPQTFYAKCKMYGCGCDWLIRASLIRKKGCWEIRRYNGRHTCSMGVISQDHSKLDSNTVAEAIRPLVETDPSIKVKSIIAEIQSRFNYTISYRKAWLAKQKSIAKVFGDWEESYQALPWWLLVMVQKMPGSVVQIETRPLYNGNEEAQGVKILHRVFWSFNPCIRAFRHCKPLVQVDGTHLYGKYKGTLLIAVAQDGNQNIVPIAFALVEGETADAWHFFLRNLRMHIVRKDGVGMISDRHESIRAAVNRSGGDWQPPRAWWMFCIRHIGSNFLRAFKVPHLQKLVVNIGYSRTVEEYNINYKRLEE, encoded by the coding sequence ATGGAATATAGTTCTAGAAAGACGGTCGTGGCAGCAATTAGAAGTTACACTATCGCTAGAGGAGTTGACTACGacgtgtatgagtctgagccacagacgttctatgcaaaatgcaaaatgtATGGGTGTGGGTGCGACTGGCTTATCCGAGCCAGCTTGATAAGGAAAAAAGGTTGTTGGGAGATACGCAGATACAACGGTAGGCACACGTGCTCAATGGGAGTGATTTCACAGGATCATTCGAAGTTGGACTCGAATACAGTTGCTGAGGCTATAAGGCCGTTGGTCGAGACTGACCCGTCCATCAAGGTGAAATCTATAATAGCCGAAATTCAGTCAAGGTTCAACTATACCATCAGTTAccgaaaggcttggttggcaaaacAGAAGTCCATAGCGAAGGTTTTCGGTGATTGGGAGGAGAGTTAccaagccttgccatggtggctcTTGGTTATGGTTCAGAAGATGCCTGGGTCAGTTGTCCAAATAGAAACACGGCCACTGTACAACGGGAATGAGGAGGCGCAAGGGGTAAAAATACTTCATCGCGTATTCtggagtttcaatccatgcatTCGGGCATTTAGGCATTGTAAGCCCCTAGTTCAAGTTGATGGCACACACCTATATGGCAAGTACAAAGGTACACTTCTGATCGCTGTTGCACAAGACGGGAACCAGAATATTGTGCCTATCGCTTTTGCCTTGGTGGAAGGGGAGACAGCCGACGCGTGGCACTTCTTTCTCAGGAATCTGCGAATGCATATTGTCAGAAAAGACGGTGTGGGAATGATCTCAGACCGGCATGAGTCAATTCGGGCAGCAGTAAATCGTTCCGGAGGTGACTGGCAACCTCCAAGAGCATGGTGGATGTTTTGTATAAGGCACATCGGCAGCAACTTCCTACGAGCATTCAAAGTCCCTCACTTGCAAAAGCTTGTGGTCAACATCGGGTATTCAAGAACGGTGGAGGAGTATAACATCAACTATAAGAGGCTGGAAGAGTGA